A region from the Salifodinibacter halophilus genome encodes:
- the surE gene encoding 5'/3'-nucleotidase SurE has translation MRLLLSNDDGYHATGLNTLRECLEQRFGPPSDDIVTAAPDRNCSGVSNALTLERPLRARLVGPGSYAIDGTPTDCVHLATTGFFEQRPDVVISGINAGSNLGDDVLYSGTVAAATEGRSLGLPAIAVSLAGTQLAHYETAARVVDELVKHLIDRPLAPDSVLNVNVPDVPFESLCGYRSTRLGNRHQGERVTVSADPRGRTIYWIGEAGNEADCGPGTDFYAVANNAVSITPLQTDRTRYPAIDDLGTWLGGL, from the coding sequence ATGCGCCTACTACTGTCCAACGACGACGGCTATCACGCAACCGGGTTGAACACGCTACGCGAGTGCCTCGAGCAGCGATTTGGCCCGCCGTCGGACGATATCGTCACGGCCGCGCCGGATCGGAACTGCAGTGGTGTGAGCAATGCGCTAACGCTGGAGCGTCCGCTTCGGGCTCGACTGGTTGGGCCGGGCAGTTACGCGATTGATGGCACGCCCACCGATTGTGTTCATTTAGCCACGACTGGCTTTTTCGAGCAACGGCCAGATGTTGTGATCAGTGGCATTAATGCCGGTTCGAACCTGGGCGATGACGTTCTTTATTCGGGCACGGTGGCAGCGGCCACGGAAGGGCGTTCACTGGGGTTGCCGGCCATCGCCGTCTCCCTGGCTGGCACGCAACTCGCACACTATGAAACCGCGGCCCGTGTGGTTGATGAACTCGTGAAACACTTGATTGACCGACCGCTGGCACCGGATAGTGTTTTGAACGTCAATGTGCCGGATGTACCTTTCGAGTCGCTTTGTGGTTATCGATCCACTCGGCTTGGCAACCGGCACCAGGGTGAGCGTGTCACTGTGTCGGCCGATCCGCGCGGTCGTACGATTTACTGGATTGGCGAGGCTGGTAACGAGGCCGATTGTGGACCCGGCACTGATTTTTACGCTGTGGCCAATAACGCAGTCTCGATTACACCGTTGCAGACTGATCGCACACGCTATCCTGCGATCGACGATCTTGGTACCTGGCTCGGCGGATTATGA
- a CDS encoding DNA mismatch repair protein MutS — MARQTDQSHARTSADDRPGNDAEASADEQALFRATVGPVAAVNTPRRAPSQSRPSTQPCMREADEQAVLDELLDTPPPPEVETGDELHFARAGLQHRVMNKLRRGHYRCQAELDLHGMVVDVARQAFAEFLHEATSAGYGCVRIVHGKGNRSGHGGPVLKTRVAGWLRQRDEVLAFASTPPNDGGTGAVYVLLRRR; from the coding sequence ATGGCACGACAAACCGATCAATCGCACGCACGAACCAGCGCTGACGACCGCCCGGGCAACGACGCTGAAGCCAGCGCTGACGAACAGGCCCTTTTCCGTGCCACGGTCGGCCCTGTGGCGGCAGTCAACACCCCGCGACGCGCGCCATCGCAATCCCGACCGTCGACCCAGCCTTGCATGCGCGAAGCCGATGAGCAGGCCGTGCTCGACGAGCTCCTCGATACACCACCGCCGCCGGAGGTAGAGACCGGCGACGAACTGCATTTTGCACGGGCGGGCCTTCAGCACCGCGTGATGAACAAACTGCGCCGCGGCCACTACCGCTGCCAAGCCGAACTCGATCTGCACGGCATGGTGGTCGACGTCGCCCGGCAAGCATTCGCCGAGTTTTTACATGAAGCCACGAGCGCCGGCTACGGCTGCGTGCGGATCGTCCATGGCAAGGGGAACCGATCAGGGCATGGCGGCCCCGTTCTTAAGACACGGGTAGCGGGCTGGCTGCGCCAGCGAGACGAAGTATTGGCATTCGCGTCGACTCCGCCGAACGACGGCGGCACCGGCGCTGTGTACGTGCTATTGCGGCGCCGCTAG